AGCGTCCCTCTGCCAAAAAGCAGGCACGGGTGAGGGCAACCAATTCGGCAACTTGTGCTGAGGTTACAGAAGGTAAAGGCGCAGCTTCTAGGGTCTCAGCGAGTGACACTACAGCGTACCCTGCAAGGAGACGACCTTGGTTGTCTCGAAAACAGGAAccatcagtaaacaaaacaaggCCAGAGTTAGGGAGAGGGGCATCAGAGAGGTCAGGGCGCGGGACGGTGACAGCAGAAACAGTTGCAAGGCAGTCGTGGGGATCACCGtcatcagacaaaggaaggagagtggcaggGTTTAACTGAGAACAACGCTTCACAGTAATATACGAAGCTGACAGCAGTAAAAGTTCATACCTAGTAAGGCGAGCGGAGGAGAGGTGGCCTGTGTTACGTTGTAACAGCAGGGTTTCCACAGAGTGAGGGACCATGAGGGTAAGGGGAGAGCGAAGGACAAGGGATTCGGACATTTCAACTAGGCGTGCTGCGGCAGCCACAGCACGCAGACAGGGAGGTAAGCCTTGGGCCACAGggtccaaagtggcagagaaGTAAGCCACTGGGCGGTTCTTGCCTCCGTGCACCTGAGTGAGAACTCCAAGTGCACACCCAGATTGTTCATGGCAGAAAAGGGTAAAGGGCTTAGAGTAGTCAGGCAGCCCTAAAGCGGGGGCAGAAGCCAAACCCTGtttgagggaaacaaaggcagagtcTGCTTCAGGGGGCCATGGCATGGGGTCAGGCACAGAGAGTCGAGTGAGTTCCTGGAGAGGTTTTGCAAGGGAGGCATACTGGGGAATCCATTGCCTGCAAAATCCAGCCATGCCCCAAAACTTTTGGACCTGgcgtggggagcggggtcggggaaaGCTAAGGATAGCCTGGACGCGAGCGGGAGAAAGTGTACGGgaaccctgggagaggagaaaacCAAGGTATGTGACAGAGGCTTGACAGAGCTGTAGTTTAGAGCGAGAAGCCTTGTGACCTTTTTTTGCTAGGGCAGTAAGgagcactaaagaatcagtttttgAGGCAGATAATGAGGGGGAACAGAGGAGTAGATCATCTATATATTGGACTAGAGTGGACCCGGATGGGAAAACAAGGTCAGCTAGGTCTCGGGCTAGTGCCTGGGAAAAGTAAGGTGGGCTTTCAGTATACCCCTGGGGAAGCGTAGTCCATGTATATTGCTGTCCCTTGTAAGAAAAGGCAAAGAGGTACTGGGAGTCAGGGTGAACCggaacagaaaagaaagcagaacaCAAATCAACAACAGTAAAATGAGTTGCCTCTGGTGGGATAGAAGCCAGAATCGTTGCTGGGTTAGGGACAACAGGAAAGGCAGGTATGACAATACGATTAATGGCTCGAAGGTCCTGAACAAATCGCCATGATTTGCCATCAGCTTTTCGAACTGGGaggataggggtgttacagggactggagcagggaacaatAATGCCTTGCTCCCGCAGGGCGGTCATGACCGGAGCAATGCCAGCCTTGGCTTCGGGGTTTAAAGGGTATTGAGACAGGCGAGGCAGAGGTTTGGAGGAGTCAACAGTAATGCAGACGGGGTCAGTATTTAGGTGGCCCACCTCAGAGGGATGGGTTGGCCACAGAGAGGATGGGACCTGCGAAATTAGGTGTTCAAGGGACGGGACCAGTGTGCAACAAGGGACTGGGGTGGAAAGGGGGGTCTCAGACAGCAGGGAGGCCACAGAATCACTCAGAGAGGACTGGGGAATTTGCAAATAGACACCATCCGGGGAACAGTATATGGTGCAGCCAAGTTTACATAACAGATCCCGACCCAAAAGGTTTACTGGAGTGGAGTCAGAGAGAAGGAAGGCATGATCTGCAGATAGGGGACCAACCTGGACCGGTAGAGGTTTTGAaaggggataaggggttgggaTTCCCGAAATGCCCACAGCAGACACAGTTTTTCTGGAGCGGGGAACCGCAGGCAGGTCAGTAGTACGAACTGCAGAGAGCGAAGCTCCCGTATcaacaaggaaagggagagacaaaTCATTGATAGTTAACACACACTCACCCGTGGGAGTGAGAGGTAGTAAAGGAGCTAAAATTTCCTGAGGTTCCCTGGCATCCCGTCATTGCTGTGGGACAAAgtaaggctggggactgactggctgtgCCGGCAGGGGGTCTAGCTGGTTATTTACAGAGTTATTAGGCCTGCTTGGACATTCGTTCTTCCAATGTCCGGGCTGCTTACAGTAATTACAAACATCCCCATAACCCGAAAATCCAgttcctcggcccctccctcgaCCACGTCCCCGTCCCTGGTATTTTCCCCGTCCCCGGTACTGTTTGCCCTGTCCTGAATAATGCtgtatttgcagggccattaactgtTGAGCCGAttgttcctcctttccttttaaagTACGTTGGCAGTGCTCTGCCACTGTTTGCAATTTGTCCATGGTTTCGGTCTCCCACCCAACACTTATTCGTTTTAGCATATTACCAACAGCAGGTAGGAGGCCATTAACAAATGCATTAGCCAGGGCGCCCTGTCCATTTTTATCCGGTTGCTGTATAccagaatgttgcagaaaaatGTCAGTTAACCGGGAGCGATAGTCACTCGGGTTTTCTCCCTGTCGTCGCTTACAGCCGTTTATGGCCATCCAGTTAGTTTTAGGAGTCCATACCCGAGGGATGGCTTCAAATAGATTTTTAGCTCGCTCCTTACACCTTTTCCGGTATTCAGCATTAGGACCAGTGTCTGGTAAAGTAGAGTGGCAGTCAGCTGCGAGCCAATTTGCTGCTGTGAGCCATTTTTCATGCTCACTAGGGGTAAGTAGCTTGCacagctgcaggaggtctgcctcaGAGGGTTCATAGGTGTCACATACTAACAAAAATTCCTCTGCGAATTTGGTAGGATTTTCCCGGGGCCTTGGAAAGCCTTTTACAACTGAAAGGAGTTCTGTACGAGTCCAGGGTTTATAGCTCCAAGTGGGACCCCCGTCTTGGCCCCCAGTATGCAGGATTCGGAGGGGAGCCTGGATATTTTTAAGGCCCAAGCGTAAGCTTTTACGGGGCAGAGCGGGATCAGAGGAATGGGCCTGGGTGGTATCGGACGATCCAGATGGGTCTGAACTGGAGATCTCTGGAAATTGGTCCTGAGCTGGGGAATCTGGTGACAGTTGTTCCTGAGCTGGGGAATCTGGTGACGGTCTATTGATCCGACGCAAGGTTGCCAAGCCAATTAATGCgtcttcctcatcatcatccCCAGAATCTAACAAGgagttttcttcatcttttttcacagagagacaggagtaTGAAGGGGGATCTGTTCAGAGAACGGGGaaaaggggagcgctcagtctggtggtgggagaggaggttttcaataaagcttttaacttatcatttgaatctttgagagaggcgagtttcgATTCTGTCCatctacgatttgcctcttcccaccactgcatgaaacaatcaacctctcctctggccaatttagttttagattggccgagtttgtcttttaagacgtCTACTCGGTCCTTGTCCCAAGatcctaacagtggccactgagttttgggatctccctgagttagcctagaccatttttccagaaatttacaggagtccggacccttcctaaaatacataaaatgagccggcgttcctttagggaactgtcccgacttagatgtctggttacccatacaggaggactttacacacacaccaatcacacaagaaggaaattcgggttcgtcagagcgatgcccggtgcaacacacaaaaggagcccacaggctactgcctcaatcgcccttgctttcacaccaagggttttacccaaggtgcggtgcggctgcgattgtgcagatttcactcactcagaccgcggggacaggaaccccttggtcggccgatccccggacggagatggcacccagactcaaacactccacaggaggacagatagacacagagacaggacagtcctcagtccggacaaaacacagaaataattacctgaccagattcctgatgccAGATCCTGGGATCCCTatcagaacagagtgggaaccaacaggttcaatggcgtagacctcactgtggttgtgtgcccttccgttcaggaggaggaccactcgggccaaatgcccaggtgccggctaccacggtcgtcctacaaaaacggtcagaaatcacacagccccagtgaagacggttgccatctcggtggaacctccaaattgtcaaagttagaatcaggactcacaattttgtcaagaccactctgtttattagcacagcgctctgctaatacaatcagataatgtgagcctccatgcaagattcaaacagtcttatttatacagataaaagggtgcaaactaaacaaaaggacagagagagcaaaattgtaaaatatgcatggagcacaatatgcatatcctgcttccttgttaactcttatcgatctaagactaatgcttcaccaattgcccttaagtggcaagttaagcagttaatgtctgctttcctgcacacctggcttgcagcatttctaatttctacttaaaggtacatacagcattctttaattcattctatttctttagtaTAATTAATTTCACTTTCACACAATCAAATGAGCCAGAGAaggacagggagagaggagaatgCGGGCCAAGGAGATAATAACTTCAGCTTTTACTTTGCTGTGAACTTTtattctctcctcctctcttctCACCTCTCAGGACAGAAAAGGaatgggctgtttcattgcttttCAGAGCCACCGGGAGGTGAGGCATGCATCCAGGAGGGCACTGATGGTCAGCCACGTGGTCCAGAATCTCCAGAGGAAAAGAAACAAGGCCAGGGACCACCTGGTGCAGGAGATGCAGAAGGACTTGTCCAGAAGGTAGGATCAGGTCCTGGGACTGCAAAAGAAGATGTTGGAATAAAACCAGCGGAACCAGGCTGTAGCATGGGCCATGTGGGAGACATAGAAAATGATTGCCATGGATTACATTGACCACAACCAGGCAATGAGGGAGCAGGACCACTATCTGcagaggcaggggcagctccaggcaccagcgcagcaagcgcgtgcctgggacggcaagccgacaggggcggcctgccggttgctgtgatggtggcagtcaggcggccttcagcggcatgcctgcgggaggtctgctggttcTGTGgtttcggcagcgggtacgccgaagccgcgggaccggcagatcacctgcagaaatgCTGCCGAACCCGCGTGACCgcggaccgcccacaggcatgctgccgaaggccgcctgactgccatgcttggggcggcaaaaaacatagagccgcccctgtgcaGAGGCAACTATTCAAGCAGCAGCTTTGCATGTATGGCCAGCAGAACATGACATCTAGCCCCTGCCATGATCCAACCCGGTCAATAGCCTCCTCTCCACACTATCACATCCTGCAGCCAATAGACAATTCCAGGTGTGGAATAAGCCACTCAATGCAATTCACAAATGGACATGCATGTGGGGTATATGTACCCAATACACTGCATCCCTGGGGGAAGGAAAACAGGTGCGTTGATGCTGTGCAATTCCATTCCAGGGGATGCTACACTGACTGGCTTTATGATCTGTTTTCTCTGCACTTACTTTCTTCAGTTTGTGGCAGTTGGACTGTCTGTACTGCTGACTTTTCATACATTATTTTGCTGTTCTGTCCCTCTGTGTGTGAGTACATGGAGAAACAAGAAAGAATTTCAAAGCAAAGATTTTAATAAAGTCTGAGGTTAataatatgtaagcagagtcaggataagctctaccctgacatctggtggtgaattatggcgagtgtggaaaagaacttcagaggctgatcttgtttgcataggcacacccacccgcctagcctgggacaacaacaactgaaagtggttactttggttggtgtgggatccccagtttctctgttattggggcaggaagaataaagtgttgttaccctgattctgtgaatcaaggccagtggaactgttatatgacagagggactcaccagtaactaagtagcactcactagacaaggggcatgggttacaaaacccagtgaattgagagaggttggggacaggtatgtgtatTTGATGGTATGGGCTgcttttgagggcctggaacactAGTTGCACTaccccctctctccactgttgaataacagagctaagtttgcttccattaggagtctagctagatgttgctgaactgaatttactttgggccaatggtgcaccagcactggggctcccctactataagctgaaatcactaaaagagctaaaattgctgagctgagatcactgagtgctgtgttaaccagtgggggagcctgaagatatattgctaagcagctggcagagctgagcagtttgtgggacggttggagcagcccatggaacagcgagcggagctgagccatttgcgggggcagctggagcggttcatgggatggctggtggagtggagcggctggcagagctgagcagtttgcggggacggctggaggagcggcgcggcgcggctggtagAGTGGAGCCATTcatggtaaaggctgcagcagaactccacggagaggtggggcagtcggcctcagACCACGTAACATCCCGTGTACCCCCCCACCATttctgcccaggctggggggcaaaactttgcagataaacttttgaactctggtgcagcactgaccagggacagagactttggggttgttggactttggggtgattggacttaagaccctgaggggaaaaggacactgccaaacttacctggaggtgggtcttttgctcatgttatgaatcctgtttgtggtgtttccccaacataatgctgcattgtttccctcctttattaaaaggcttttgctacactcagactccgtgcttgcgagaggggaagtattgcctcctagaggcgcccgggggttggtatgtaattgtcccaggtcactgggtgcgGGCTCgcgccggttttgcattgtgttattgaaactgaacccctagatactgaacccggcccttgttgctgccaactcagaggggcagaagggttacaatacaTAAGTGATTATCTCTCAGGGAAATTGATAGAGTCCACTAATGTTGCACCCACATTATCCTTCCCCCATTTTCCCCTtcaagctggggggtggggcacaaAAGGCAGCTCATATTTCCCTTGCTCTTCTGACCGAGCCTTAGTTATCAGAGGCACACTTTCTGCTTTCCTTTGCCTTCTAATGTAATACTTGAGTTGGGAGTTCCTGGAGTTCTCATTTAGATTTGTTTTTTATCACTAATTATTAACTCCCTCTCTTTGTGTGATGCTGGACAGTCTTTATATGTTGGTTGAGCTGTCACTTAGAATAGCTATGTTCTCAGCAAAATCTAGATCTTCCAGGGTATCATTGTTGCACCATGTGATACCTCTGCTGTATCTTTCTACACCTGTTCTCAGAATGGCAGTGACAAATAGGAGAACTGAGAGGTGTTGTGGATTGGGAACACATAACACTCACTGACATGAGGGTTCCCTTTGTGTGCGCATGTGCAAAAAGGGAATCTTTTGATCCCTTTTGGCTTCCTGACGCAGTACTGGAGCCCAGCTGTGTCTGCCTTTCATTCCTGGCTTTCTTTCTCAAGGCTGCCTTTACAAGGTAAAGGGCTGAAAGATTGCTTTATTATTGTTATGGTATTAATCAAAGAAAGCTTTGAGTGGCCTATATGTTTCTTGTTCCCTCAGATCAGAGGACCAGCTGGAGGGCATACAAGAGACACAGCTGTCAGGTTTCCTGGGGCCATAAGGCTGCTCCACAGGTGTTACTCTAACCCACACTAAAACTGGAGGAGTTGATAGATGTGCACAAGAGGTAGCTCACTTAAATTCAAAGATGATCTGTTTCAGTAAAAGGGCTTGAGTGTCCACTTCCAATGCCACATCCAGTTTCAAAGGCAACTGTTTtcatttaagtatcagaggggtagccgtgttagtctgaatctgtaaaaagcaacagagggtctgcCTCTGGAgatccattacttgcatctgaagaagtgaggttcttacccacgaaagcttatgctcccagtacttctgttagtctcaaaggtgccacaggaccctctgttgctttttacagattcagactaacacggctacccctctgatacttgacaccatgcaaggcactgcatttagccgtatggaatggaaatctatcaacctcatgaagaaacttgcataaatacagacagatatcatcttcctttccaaatgcaaacggatggacatcataccaaatggactgaaggtgaaaaatccattgctatctacatactgcacagaccacagtgagagattatgccatacattatcaaagaaactgaggaaccacctgatcagcatcctatacagcaaacagaaaaacatcaagaaagagctctccaacctggagactttcataaataaccaaccctccacacaaatggactttactaaaataagacaggagatctacattacacacttcacctctctacaaaggaaaaaggaccgtaagctgtctaaaatcctacctg
This region of Chrysemys picta bellii isolate R12L10 chromosome 9, ASM1138683v2, whole genome shotgun sequence genomic DNA includes:
- the LOC122174001 gene encoding uncharacterized protein LOC122174001 isoform X1; protein product: MVSHSILASKLKKYGLDEWTIRWIESWLDHQAQQSQDLILPSGQVLLHLLHQVVPGLVSFPLEILDHVADHQCPPGCMPHLPVALKSNETAHSFSVLRDPPSYSCLSVKKDEENSLLDSGDDDEEDALIGLATLRRINRPSPDSPAQEQLSPDSPAQDQFPEISSSDPSGSSDTTQAHSSDPALPRKSLRLGLKNIQAPLRILHTGGQDGGPTWSYKPWTRTELLSVVKGFPRPRENPTKFAEEFLLVCDTYEPSEADLLQLCKLLTPSEHEKWLTAANWLAADCHSTLPDTGPNAEYRKRCKERAKNLFEAIPRVWTPKTNWMAINGCKRRQGENPSDYRSRLTDIFLQHSGIQQPDKNGQGALANAFVNGLLPAVGNMLKRISVGWETETMDKLQTVAEHCQRTLKGKEEQSAQQLMALQIQHYSGQGKQYRGRGKYQGRGRGRGRGRGTGFSGYGDVCNYCKQPGHWKNECPSRPNNSVNNQLDPLPAQPVSPQPYFVPQQ
- the LOC122174001 gene encoding uncharacterized protein LOC122174001 isoform X2; this encodes MKSQQYRQSNCHKLKKSQDLILPSGQVLLHLLHQVVPGLVSFPLEILDHVADHQCPPGCMPHLPVALKSNETAHSFSVLRDPPSYSCLSVKKDEENSLLDSGDDDEEDALIGLATLRRINRPSPDSPAQEQLSPDSPAQDQFPEISSSDPSGSSDTTQAHSSDPALPRKSLRLGLKNIQAPLRILHTGGQDGGPTWSYKPWTRTELLSVVKGFPRPRENPTKFAEEFLLVCDTYEPSEADLLQLCKLLTPSEHEKWLTAANWLAADCHSTLPDTGPNAEYRKRCKERAKNLFEAIPRVWTPKTNWMAINGCKRRQGENPSDYRSRLTDIFLQHSGIQQPDKNGQGALANAFVNGLLPAVGNMLKRISVGWETETMDKLQTVAEHCQRTLKGKEEQSAQQLMALQIQHYSGQGKQYRGRGKYQGRGRGRGRGRGTGFSGYGDVCNYCKQPGHWKNECPSRPNNSVNNQLDPLPAQPVSPQPYFVPQQ